One segment of Candidatus Melainabacteria bacterium DNA contains the following:
- a CDS encoding 50S ribosomal protein L30, protein MLKITLTSGLVAKKDTQIKVIRALGLGKFGSSVVHADTPTIRGMITKVSHLVTVEKEDGKVPAKPLTGHRAVIAAKKAEKPAAKKTKAKAESK, encoded by the coding sequence TAGCGGATTGGTCGCTAAGAAAGACACTCAGATCAAAGTTATTCGCGCTCTCGGATTGGGTAAATTCGGAAGCTCGGTTGTGCATGCCGATACTCCAACGATTAGAGGCATGATCACAAAAGTAAGCCATCTCGTCACTGTTGAGAAAGAAGATGGCAAAGTACCTGCCAAACCGTTGACAGGTCATCGCGCTGTGATCGCTGCTAAAAAAGCAGAGAAGCCAGCCGCAAAGAAAACAAAAGCTAAAGCCGAGTCGAAATAA